A genomic region of Anopheles coustani chromosome 3, idAnoCousDA_361_x.2, whole genome shotgun sequence contains the following coding sequences:
- the LOC131261402 gene encoding protein sine oculis has protein sequence MDTSGLSPLADLDSSSGGSDGVGGFNHNQAIYMNQNVYRDTGNPIKTLFFSEKLQEFTDKEPYQHERKQYHHEPTDYHHHQMKSGPPTQSVQHPSDVIYYANKPISEASSGPGGVLVNGVENGGEANQVNQSGQSGNLLIVPNPVGAGVHNASVGQCGVRENNNSAYLQSLHTSAGTPQQGHLSAPLPTVHPLGPSNGVGENLDRKCFSFSAEQIQCMCEALQQEGDLEKLATFLWSLSPSDLISGNESLLRARALVAYHRGLYHELYGVLESHFFAPKYHADLQALWFKAHYREAEKVRGRPLGAVDKYRLRKKYPLPKTIWDGEETVYCFKEKSRNALKDCYTRNRYPTPDEKKTLAKKTGLTLTQVSNWFKNRRQRDRTPQNRPDLMMSVLPVSPDQMDGGYQRLFNVANYGPAHGYHANDMYAVQ, from the exons ATGGATACCTCAGGACTATCGCCGTTGGCGGATTTGGACTCTAGTTCCGGCGGATCGGACGGCGTCGGAGGATTTAATCACAATCAGGCGATCTACATGAATCAAAATG TTTACCGAGACACCGGAAACCCCATAAAGACGCTGTTTTTCTCCGAAAAGCTGCAAGAGTTCACCGACAAGGAGCCGTACCAGCACGAACGGAAGCAGTACCATCATGAGCCGACCGACTACCATCACCATCAGATGAAGTCTGGACCTCCGACGCAATCGGTGCAGCATCCATCCGACGTTATCTACTATGCAA ATAAACCTATAAGTGAAGCATCCTCTGGTCCCGGTGGAGTGCTGGTGAACGGAGTGGAGAACGGAGGGGAAGCGAATCAGGTGAACCAGTCCGGACAGTCTGGCAACCTGTTGATCGTTCCGAATCCCGTCGGAGCTGGAGTTCACAATGCGTCGGTGGGACAGTGTGGAGTgcgggaaaacaacaacagcgccTACCTTCAGTCACTCCATACTTCGGCAGGGACGCCACAGCAAGGACACCTATCCGCTCCTCTCCCCACGGTTCACCCTCTCGGTCCATCGAATGGCGTCGGTGAGAATCTCGATCGGAAGTGCTTCAGCTTTAGCGCGGAACAGATCCAGTGTATGTGCGAGGCGCTACAGCAAGAAGGCGACCTCGAGAAGCTGGCCACCTTCTTGTGGAGTCTATCGCCGAGCGATTTGATCAGTGGCAACGAAAGTTTGCTGAGGGCGCGAGCCCTAGTCGCCTACCACCGGGGACTCTACCATGAGCTGTACGGCGTGCTGGAGTCGCACTTCTTCGCCCCGAAGTACCACGCGGACCTGCAGGCCCTCTGGTTTAAGGCACACTACCGGGAAGCGGAGAAGGTACGCGGCCGGCCACTCGGGGCGGTCGATAAGTATCGGCTGCGCAAGAAGTACCCGCTGCCGAAGACGATCTGGGACGGCGAGGAGACGGTGTACTGCTTCAAGGAGAAGAGCCGGAACGCGCTGAAGGATTGCTACACGCGCAACCGCTACCCGACGCCGGACGAGAAGAAGACGCTGGCGAAGAAGACGGGCCTCACGCTGACCCAAGTGTCCAACTGGTTCAAGAACCGTCGCCAGCGGGACCGGACGCCGCAGAACCGACC AGATCTGATGATGTCGGTGCTACCGGTCAGCCCGGACCAGATGGACGGCGGCTATCAGCGGCTGTTTAATGTGGCCAATTACGGGCCCGCGCACGGTTATCACGCAAATGATATGTACGCGGTGCAGTAG